In Ammospiza caudacuta isolate bAmmCau1 chromosome 2, bAmmCau1.pri, whole genome shotgun sequence, a genomic segment contains:
- the EEF1AKMT1 gene encoding EEF1A lysine methyltransferase 1 codes for MDDDDDIPQLSSHTLAALQEFYLEQQQREGMKTSQGFNQYSIGSIEEDWQLSQFWYSDETASCLAKEAVLAAGKGGRIACVSAPSVYQKLKEQDGEDFSVCILEYDRRFSVYGEEFIFYDYNHPLDLPENLLPHSFDIVIADPPYLSEECLQKTTETIKYLTKGKILLCTGAVMEEQAAKHLGVKMCKFIPKHSRNLANEFRCYVNYASGLD; via the exons ATGGACGATGATGATGACATTCCCCAGCTTTCATCCCATACATTGGCTGCCCTCCAGGAGTTCTATttggaacagcagcagagagagggcATGAAGACCTCCCAAGGGTTTAATCAATATTCCATTGGCTCAATAGAAGAAGACTGG CAACTGAGCCAGTTTTGGTACAGTGATGAAACCGCATCATGCCTGGCTAAGGAAGCAGTTCTGGCAGCTGGAAAAGGTGGCAG GATAGCATGTGTTAGTGCACCGAGTGTGTACCAGAAACTGAAAGAACAGGATGGTGAGGATTTTTCTGTGTGTATATTGGAGTATGACAGAAGGTTTTCTGTGTATGGAGAAGAGTTTATCTTCTATGATTACAACCACCCTTTGGACTTACCTGAAAATCTCCTGCCACACAGTTTTGACATCGTAATAGCAGATCCACCCTATCTGTCTGAGGAATGTCTTCAAAAGACTACAGAGACCATCAAATACCTGACAAAAGGAAAGATTCTGCTTTGCACAG GTGCAGTCATGGAGGAACAGGCAGCAAAGCATCTGGGTGTGAAGATGTGCAAGTTTATTCCAAAACACTCACGAAATTTAGCCAATGAATTTCGATGCTATGTGAACTATGCTTCTGGACTGGACTAA